In bacterium, a single window of DNA contains:
- a CDS encoding DUF4956 domain-containing protein: protein MFDQLQRIKDVQDLTARINPMLFAIAILVSLVASLVASWLYTRFYERRGTGSQINRAFPLLGISITSLFICIQVSLPLSLGLLGALSIIRFRTPIKEPEEVGFIMLVIAASIICATFNFQFLLFLYLLAAGVLFAVHLGRGRLGRGRDGVVLVTLADEQAAASQRQIEECVGRHARRSFVESAVSRDGLSSLQFSFADFQGGVADFQEELRKLAPSASVQVFFNRPGGVA, encoded by the coding sequence GTGTTCGACCAGCTCCAGAGGATCAAGGACGTGCAGGACCTGACCGCGCGGATCAACCCGATGCTCTTCGCGATCGCGATCCTCGTCTCGCTCGTCGCCTCGCTCGTCGCCAGCTGGCTCTACACCCGTTTCTACGAGCGGCGGGGCACGGGGAGCCAGATCAACCGCGCCTTCCCGCTGCTGGGCATCTCGATCACCTCGCTGTTCATCTGCATCCAGGTCTCGCTGCCGCTGTCCCTCGGCCTGCTCGGCGCGCTCTCGATCATCCGCTTCCGCACGCCGATCAAGGAACCCGAGGAGGTCGGCTTCATCATGCTCGTCATCGCCGCCTCGATCATCTGCGCGACGTTCAACTTCCAGTTCCTGCTCTTCCTGTACCTGCTCGCGGCCGGCGTGCTCTTCGCCGTGCACCTGGGGCGCGGGCGGCTCGGCCGCGGGCGCGACGGCGTCGTCCTGGTGACGCTGGCCGACGAGCAGGCGGCCGCCAGCCAGCGGCAGATCGAGGAGTGCGTGGGGCGCCACGCGCGCCGCAGCTTCGTCGAGAGCGCCGTGAGCCGCGACGGGCTCTCGAGCCTGCAGTTCTCGTTCGCCGACTTCCAGGGTGGGGTCGCGGACTTCCAGGAGGAGCTGCGCAAGCTGGCGCCGTCGGCCTCCGTCCAGGTCTTCTTCAACCGCCCCGGCGGTGTCGCCTGA